From Citricoccus sp. SGAir0253, a single genomic window includes:
- a CDS encoding PIG-L deacetylase family protein, whose protein sequence is MSEHTAGPAVPTVPLPPVPDADWSRVLCIAPHPDDLEYGTSAAVATWVRGGTEVTYLLMTSGEAGMAEPPDVVGPLRMAEQRAACAAVGVADLRVLDHPDGMLEYGLPLRRDIARVIRQVRPHAVVTGNFDLEAYGGLNQADHRAGGLAVVDAVRDAANPWVFRELAEDEGLGPWHASALLVAGHERPTHALPVDAEAVAASVSSLECHAAYLRHVTGHPAPGVMIPEILRAGGQAAGTEYAVAFRHFGT, encoded by the coding sequence GTGAGCGAGCACACCGCCGGCCCGGCCGTCCCCACCGTCCCCCTGCCTCCCGTGCCGGACGCGGACTGGTCGCGCGTGCTGTGCATCGCGCCCCACCCGGACGACCTGGAGTACGGCACCTCCGCCGCCGTCGCCACCTGGGTCCGCGGCGGCACGGAGGTCACCTACCTGCTGATGACCTCGGGCGAGGCCGGGATGGCCGAGCCGCCGGACGTCGTCGGGCCCCTGCGGATGGCCGAGCAGCGCGCCGCGTGCGCGGCCGTGGGCGTGGCCGACCTGCGCGTGCTCGACCACCCGGACGGGATGCTGGAGTACGGCCTGCCCCTGCGCCGGGACATCGCCCGGGTGATCCGCCAGGTCCGGCCCCACGCCGTGGTGACCGGCAACTTCGACCTCGAGGCCTACGGCGGGCTGAACCAGGCCGACCACCGGGCCGGCGGGCTGGCCGTCGTGGACGCCGTCCGCGACGCCGCGAACCCGTGGGTCTTCCGGGAACTGGCCGAGGACGAGGGCCTGGGGCCCTGGCACGCCTCCGCGCTGCTGGTCGCCGGGCACGAGCGTCCCACCCACGCCCTTCCGGTGGACGCGGAGGCGGTGGCCGCCTCCGTCTCCTCGCTGGAGTGCCACGCCGCCTACCTGCGGCACGTCACCGGCCATCCCGCGCCCGGCGTGATGATCCCGGAGATCCTGCGCGCGGGCGGGCAGGCCGCGGGCACGGAGTACGCGGTAGCCTTCCGCCACTTCGGCACCTGA
- a CDS encoding IclR family transcriptional regulator, which produces MAGGSRDPGRSVTDKVLSVLTAFEKERRALGLSEIAVLADLPVSTAHRLVGELTEWGFLSRTPHGRYQLGLRIWELAQNVGRQLRETARPFVQDLYSLTGENAQLAVRDGSEVLYIDRVYGTKRVPRASRVGGRLPMHSTAVGKVLLAYEEPWVLEAYLNLELAAATPRTITAPGRLAAEIAQVREQGFAETFEEIRVGACSIAVPVFHTGRIGAALGLVIPSEQSGTMQKHLPALRAVSARIERATAHIPLETLLDSHQVFRR; this is translated from the coding sequence ATGGCCGGGGGCAGCAGGGACCCGGGGCGCTCCGTCACGGACAAGGTGCTGTCCGTCCTCACCGCCTTCGAGAAGGAGCGCCGCGCCCTCGGACTGTCCGAGATCGCCGTGCTGGCCGACCTCCCCGTCAGCACCGCCCACCGGCTCGTGGGCGAGCTCACCGAGTGGGGCTTCCTCTCGCGCACCCCGCACGGCCGCTACCAGCTGGGACTGCGCATCTGGGAGCTGGCCCAGAACGTGGGGCGGCAGCTGCGCGAGACCGCCCGGCCGTTCGTCCAGGACCTGTACTCCCTCACCGGGGAGAACGCGCAGCTGGCCGTCCGGGACGGCAGCGAGGTGCTCTACATCGACCGCGTCTACGGCACCAAGCGGGTGCCGAGGGCCTCGCGTGTGGGTGGCCGGCTGCCCATGCACTCCACGGCCGTGGGCAAGGTGCTGCTGGCCTACGAGGAGCCGTGGGTGCTCGAGGCCTACCTCAACCTCGAGCTGGCCGCCGCCACGCCGCGGACCATCACGGCCCCCGGCCGGCTGGCCGCGGAGATCGCCCAGGTGCGCGAACAGGGCTTCGCGGAGACGTTCGAGGAGATCCGGGTCGGGGCGTGCTCCATCGCGGTCCCGGTCTTCCACACCGGCCGGATCGGGGCCGCGCTGGGCCTGGTCATCCCCTCCGAGCAGTCGGGCACCATGCAGAAGCACCTGCCGGCCCTGCGCGCCGTGAGCGCCCGGATCGAGCGGGCCACCGCCCACATCCCGCTGGAGACACTCCTGGACTCGCACCAGGTGTTCCGCCGCTGA
- a CDS encoding cytochrome P450 translates to MTTESPTTPASTGTCPFGHGGGDGAADRADHHGFEPFRMKDPFPSYAALRAEEPVMFDERIGYWVVSRYDDIKAVFDDWETFSSENAQAPVRERGPQARRIMEEGGFTAYSGLSARVPPEHTRIRAIAQKAFTPRRYKALEPDIRANVVSRLEALAARPERTGEMVRDLAYEIPTITILTLIGADVSQIDTYKRWSDSRAAMTWGDLTDEEQVPHAHNLVEYWQECQRLVALAHEQGGDHLTADLVRLQQEGGEISDHEIASLLYSLLFAGHETTTTLISNCFRVLLAHREQWEALLEDPKRIPAAIDEVLRYSGSIVGWRRKALRDTEVGGVPVRAGDGLLLLMGSANRDESRFEHGEDFDITRANAREHLSFGFGIHYCLGNMLAKLQAKICLEEAVQLLPGLRLDDSAGADGSGIDFRENLSFRVPVAVPVTWDA, encoded by the coding sequence ATGACCACCGAGTCACCCACCACCCCGGCATCCACCGGCACGTGCCCCTTCGGGCACGGCGGCGGGGACGGGGCCGCGGACCGCGCGGACCACCACGGCTTCGAGCCGTTCCGGATGAAGGACCCCTTCCCCTCCTACGCGGCCCTGCGCGCCGAGGAGCCGGTCATGTTCGACGAGCGGATCGGCTACTGGGTCGTCTCCCGCTACGACGACATCAAGGCGGTGTTCGACGACTGGGAGACCTTCTCCTCCGAGAACGCCCAGGCCCCCGTCCGCGAGCGCGGCCCGCAGGCGCGGAGGATCATGGAGGAGGGCGGCTTCACCGCCTACTCCGGGCTCTCGGCCCGCGTCCCCCCGGAGCACACCCGCATCCGCGCGATCGCCCAGAAGGCGTTCACCCCGCGCCGCTACAAGGCGCTCGAGCCGGACATCCGCGCCAACGTGGTCTCCCGCCTCGAGGCGCTGGCCGCCCGCCCGGAGCGCACCGGGGAGATGGTGCGGGACCTGGCCTACGAGATCCCCACCATCACCATCCTCACGCTGATCGGGGCGGACGTGTCCCAGATCGACACGTACAAGCGCTGGAGCGACTCCCGGGCGGCCATGACGTGGGGCGACCTCACGGACGAGGAGCAGGTCCCGCACGCGCACAACCTGGTGGAGTACTGGCAGGAGTGCCAGCGCCTGGTGGCCCTGGCCCACGAGCAGGGCGGGGACCACCTCACCGCGGACCTCGTGCGCCTCCAGCAGGAGGGCGGGGAGATCTCCGACCACGAGATCGCCTCCCTGCTGTACTCGCTGCTCTTCGCCGGGCACGAGACCACCACCACCCTGATCTCCAACTGCTTCCGGGTCCTGCTGGCCCACCGCGAGCAGTGGGAGGCCCTCCTCGAGGACCCGAAGCGGATCCCGGCGGCCATCGACGAGGTGCTGCGCTACTCCGGCTCGATCGTGGGCTGGCGGCGCAAGGCCCTGAGGGACACCGAGGTGGGCGGCGTGCCGGTGAGGGCCGGCGACGGGCTGCTGCTGCTGATGGGCTCGGCCAACCGGGACGAGTCCCGCTTCGAGCACGGCGAGGACTTCGACATCACCCGCGCCAACGCCCGCGAGCACCTGTCCTTCGGCTTCGGCATCCACTACTGCCTCGGCAACATGCTCGCCAAGCTCCAGGCCAAGATCTGCCTCGAGGAGGCGGTCCAGTTGCTGCCGGGCCTGCGCCTGGACGACTCCGCCGGCGCCGACGGCTCCGGCATCGACTTCCGCGAGAACCTCTCCTTCCGCGTCCCCGTGGCCGTCCCGGTCACCTGGGACGCCTGA
- a CDS encoding PEP/pyruvate-binding domain-containing protein, translating to MTDIQHSQYVQAFDDGREPALETLGGKGASLVSMTAAGMPVPPGFVVTTASFDAFVAEAGIAEHVHSLLEGLDAEDVAEVDRVSAAIREDLCSRPVPTAAREAVLAAVAALMEQCGGEVPVAVRSSATAEDLPEASFAGQQDTYLWLTGQDAITEHIRKCWASLYTSRAIIYRLRNGIPNEGLSMAVVVQKMVNARVAGVAITMNPANGDRSKITVDASWGVGEMVVSGQVTPDNVLLDKITLQVVSEHLGDKHAELVPDATAGALVEREVPAERAGIRCLTDAELTAVAQMAKRAEKHYRCPQDIEWALDADLPAGQDLLLLQSRPETVHSHKAATARPAAQPASPAATTGGFDLSSITSSLTGAGK from the coding sequence ATGACCGACATCCAGCACTCCCAGTACGTCCAGGCCTTCGACGACGGCCGCGAGCCGGCGCTCGAGACGCTCGGCGGCAAGGGCGCCTCCCTGGTGTCCATGACCGCCGCCGGCATGCCCGTCCCGCCCGGGTTCGTGGTGACCACGGCCTCCTTCGACGCCTTCGTGGCGGAGGCCGGCATCGCCGAGCACGTGCACTCCCTGCTCGAGGGCCTCGACGCCGAGGACGTGGCCGAGGTGGACCGGGTCTCCGCGGCCATCCGCGAGGACCTGTGCAGCCGCCCCGTGCCCACCGCGGCCCGCGAGGCCGTCCTGGCCGCCGTGGCCGCCCTCATGGAGCAGTGCGGCGGCGAGGTGCCGGTGGCCGTGCGGTCCTCCGCCACCGCCGAGGACCTGCCCGAGGCCTCCTTCGCCGGCCAGCAGGACACCTACCTGTGGCTCACCGGGCAGGACGCGATCACCGAGCACATCCGCAAGTGCTGGGCCTCCCTGTACACCTCCCGCGCCATCATCTACCGGCTGCGGAACGGCATCCCCAACGAGGGGCTGTCCATGGCCGTGGTGGTGCAGAAGATGGTCAACGCCCGCGTGGCCGGGGTGGCCATCACCATGAACCCCGCCAACGGCGACCGCTCCAAGATCACCGTCGACGCCTCATGGGGCGTCGGGGAGATGGTGGTCTCCGGCCAGGTCACCCCGGACAACGTCCTGCTGGACAAGATCACCCTGCAGGTGGTCTCCGAGCACCTCGGGGACAAGCACGCCGAGCTCGTGCCGGACGCCACCGCCGGCGCGCTGGTCGAGCGGGAGGTGCCGGCCGAGCGCGCCGGGATCCGGTGCCTGACCGATGCCGAGCTGACCGCCGTGGCGCAGATGGCCAAGCGCGCGGAGAAGCACTACCGGTGCCCCCAGGACATCGAGTGGGCCCTGGACGCCGACCTGCCGGCGGGACAGGACCTGCTGCTGCTGCAGTCCCGCCCGGAGACGGTGCACTCCCACAAGGCCGCCACGGCGAGGCCGGCGGCGCAGCCGGCTTCCCCCGCCGCGACGACCGGTGGCTTCGACCTCAGCTCGATCACCTCCTCGCTCACCGGCGCCGGGAAGTAG